A region from the Chloroflexia bacterium SDU3-3 genome encodes:
- a CDS encoding ExeM/NucH family extracellular endonuclease: protein MAYQSSWWRVLLLPCIAGLVGASVAAVQPQSVSAAAVSTNVVISQVYGGGQSTSADTAYKSDYIELFNLTGSPVSLDGWSVQYAATTSSSFAVTTLSGSIPAYGYYLIQEGTGTVGADLPSPDLVPSSPISMAAANGKVALVQGTTAVNCSSCSGIANVVDFIGYGTANDSETSAAPAIDRTKAALRAGNGCTDTGVNSADFTAGAPSPRNSASPTNSCSVATSTPTTPTSTGTVTVTPVTPTATATPVTPTATPGAYTPIFTIQGTTDTSPLAGSTVTTQGIVTQINQGRSGMFIQDATGDGNAATSDGIYIYGTISAEIAAGNLVQVSGAVSEFQGLTEITLSSVTVLDSSTSVPTPIVLDLPDAPQASYQNLERYEGMLVSIPETLTVDQNYFQGRYGQVTLSSGGRAENPTNRYRPGTAAANELTAFNAARMIVLDDASSAQNPNPIPYIGADNTLRAGDTVSGLVGALDFGAINSNLSIRGYRLQVNTPSNVTFTRVNARTAAPEDVGGNVKVASFNVLNYFNTFNSCYPTGSADDCRGADSAAEFSRQRAKIINAIAALDADVVGVIEMENDGSGSTSAIQDLVNGLNAKLGAGTYALIVDPTNDPVADTGRLGSDAIKVGQIYKPARVTPNGVAISSADTVFSRPPVAQTYTIANGEKFSVIINHFKSKGSCPSDGSLDTDQGDGQGCWNAKRVQQATEMLSFIDTVKTASGDPDVLVMGDLNAYGNEDPIFTLTSGGLVNQLQKRIATPYSYVFDGLAGYLDHALTTASLDTQVAGVTEWHINADEPTVIDYNTEYKNPDLYTSDPYRASDHDPVLIGLSLGEEVPTVTPSLTPTATATPVTPTATGTVTTTPVTPTSTGTVTTTPVTPTSTGTVTTTPVTPTSTGTVTTTPVTPTSTGTVTTTPVTPTSTGTVTTTPVTPTATGTVTTTPVTPTATPVTPTPGSGPNSFVYLPLITR, encoded by the coding sequence ATGGCGTACCAGTCCTCGTGGTGGCGTGTGCTGCTGCTTCCCTGTATTGCGGGGCTTGTTGGTGCCTCGGTGGCGGCTGTGCAGCCCCAGAGCGTGAGTGCGGCGGCTGTATCGACGAATGTTGTGATCAGCCAAGTCTATGGTGGCGGGCAATCGACTTCAGCCGATACCGCTTACAAAAGTGACTATATCGAGCTTTTTAACCTCACCGGATCGCCCGTGAGCTTAGATGGCTGGTCGGTTCAGTATGCTGCTACGACGTCTTCCTCTTTTGCCGTGACAACGCTGAGCGGGTCGATTCCTGCCTATGGCTATTATCTGATTCAGGAGGGCACGGGTACCGTTGGTGCCGATCTTCCCTCCCCTGATCTTGTCCCTAGCTCGCCGATCAGTATGGCCGCTGCGAACGGCAAGGTTGCGCTGGTTCAGGGCACTACGGCCGTGAATTGCAGCTCTTGCAGTGGGATCGCGAATGTCGTTGATTTTATCGGCTATGGTACGGCAAATGATTCTGAGACCAGCGCTGCCCCTGCGATAGATAGGACAAAGGCTGCGCTGCGCGCTGGCAACGGCTGTACGGATACGGGGGTGAACAGCGCCGACTTCACCGCTGGCGCGCCCAGCCCGCGCAACTCGGCCTCGCCGACCAACAGCTGCAGCGTGGCGACCAGCACCCCCACAACGCCGACCTCGACGGGCACTGTGACGGTGACTCCGGTGACACCGACCGCCACCGCGACGCCGGTGACGCCCACGGCCACCCCTGGCGCGTACACGCCGATCTTCACCATCCAGGGCACCACCGACACCAGCCCCTTGGCTGGCTCGACGGTGACGACCCAGGGTATTGTGACCCAGATTAACCAGGGTCGTTCGGGTATGTTCATCCAAGATGCGACCGGTGATGGTAACGCTGCCACCTCCGATGGCATCTATATCTACGGCACTATCTCCGCAGAGATCGCGGCAGGAAACCTCGTGCAGGTGTCTGGCGCAGTGTCGGAGTTCCAGGGCCTGACCGAGATCACGCTTTCAAGCGTTACGGTGCTTGATTCGAGCACTTCGGTGCCCACGCCGATCGTGCTCGACCTGCCGGATGCGCCCCAGGCCAGCTACCAGAACCTTGAGCGCTACGAGGGCATGCTGGTGAGCATCCCCGAGACGCTGACGGTGGACCAGAACTACTTCCAGGGCCGCTATGGCCAGGTGACGCTGTCGTCGGGCGGGCGGGCCGAGAACCCGACCAACCGCTACCGCCCCGGCACGGCGGCGGCCAACGAGCTGACTGCGTTCAACGCCGCCCGCATGATCGTGCTAGATGATGCGAGCAGCGCCCAGAACCCTAACCCCATCCCCTACATTGGTGCCGACAATACGCTGCGCGCTGGCGACACGGTGAGCGGCCTAGTGGGTGCGCTTGACTTCGGCGCGATTAACTCGAACCTCAGTATCCGTGGCTACCGCCTCCAGGTGAATACGCCCAGCAATGTGACCTTTACCCGTGTGAATGCGCGCACCGCCGCCCCGGAGGATGTGGGCGGCAATGTGAAGGTGGCCAGCTTCAACGTGCTGAACTACTTCAATACGTTTAATAGCTGCTATCCCACAGGCAGCGCGGATGATTGCCGCGGCGCTGACTCGGCGGCTGAGTTCTCCCGCCAGCGCGCCAAGATCATCAACGCGATCGCCGCGCTGGATGCCGATGTCGTTGGTGTGATCGAGATGGAGAACGACGGCTCGGGTTCGACCAGCGCCATTCAGGATCTGGTAAATGGCCTGAACGCGAAGCTTGGCGCGGGCACCTATGCCCTGATCGTCGACCCGACCAACGACCCAGTGGCGGATACCGGCCGCCTCGGCTCGGATGCGATCAAGGTGGGCCAGATCTATAAGCCCGCCCGCGTGACCCCCAACGGCGTGGCGATCTCGAGCGCCGATACGGTGTTCAGCCGCCCGCCGGTGGCCCAGACCTACACGATCGCCAACGGCGAGAAGTTCAGCGTGATCATTAACCACTTCAAGTCGAAGGGTAGCTGTCCTTCCGATGGCTCGCTCGACACCGATCAGGGCGACGGCCAGGGCTGCTGGAACGCCAAGCGTGTGCAGCAGGCCACCGAGATGCTGAGCTTCATCGATACGGTGAAGACGGCCAGCGGCGACCCCGACGTGCTGGTGATGGGCGACCTGAACGCCTACGGCAACGAGGATCCGATCTTCACGCTGACCAGTGGCGGCCTGGTGAACCAGCTGCAGAAGCGCATCGCCACCCCGTACTCGTATGTGTTCGACGGCCTTGCCGGCTACCTCGACCACGCGCTGACCACGGCCAGCCTGGATACGCAGGTGGCGGGTGTGACCGAGTGGCACATCAACGCCGACGAGCCGACCGTGATCGACTACAACACCGAGTACAAGAACCCGGATCTCTACACGTCCGATCCCTACCGCGCCTCGGATCACGATCCGGTGCTGATTGGCCTGAGCCTGGGCGAGGAGGTGCCGACCGTGACGCCGTCGCTGACACCGACCGCGACCGCGACGCCGGTGACGCCGACCGCGACGGGGACCGTGACGACGACGCCGGTGACGCCGACGTCGACGGGCACGGTGACGACCACACCGGTGACGCCGACGTCGACGGGCACGGTGACGACCACGCCGGTGACGCCGACGTCGACGGGCACGGTGACGACGACGCCAGTGACGCCGACGTCGACGGGCACGGTGACGACGACGCCAGTGACGCCGACGTCGACGGGCACGGTGACAACCACGCCGGTGACGCCGACCGCGACGGGCACGGTGACGACCACGCCGGTGACGCCGACCGCGACGCCGGTCACGCCGACGCCGGGCAGCGGGCCGAACAGCTTTGTCTACCTGCCGCTGATCACCCGCTAG
- a CDS encoding histone deacetylase family protein: MHCIYTPASALHNPPFELIEGQVVTPHESQQRADIIHAAIRQAQIGPISEAADHGRAPIEAIHSPDYLDYLEHIYVRWVAAGGHPAAALADTLAVRWMRRPSLSPLALPGYYAYDLSSAIVAGTYQAAYGAAQAALTAASLLRAGERAAYALCRPPGHHAGRDLHGGYCYLNNAAIAAQFLRQAGQPVAVLDIDFHHGNGTQQIFYGRGDLLTVSIHGSPDRVYPYFLGFADELGEGEGEGANLNIPLEKGTTNGQFLAALEQALERVAQFGAAYLVISTGLDTFGSDPLGDFALTSDAYAQIGARIAQAGLPTLFVQEGGYAVAELGTNVVGLLAGFEGTR; the protein is encoded by the coding sequence ATGCATTGCATCTACACCCCCGCGAGCGCCCTCCACAATCCCCCGTTCGAGCTGATCGAGGGCCAGGTGGTGACGCCGCACGAATCCCAACAGCGCGCTGATATCATCCATGCAGCCATCCGCCAGGCCCAGATCGGCCCGATCAGCGAGGCCGCCGACCACGGGCGCGCGCCGATCGAGGCCATCCATAGCCCCGACTACCTCGACTACCTTGAGCACATCTACGTGCGCTGGGTCGCGGCGGGCGGGCACCCCGCCGCCGCGCTGGCCGATACGCTGGCGGTGCGCTGGATGCGGCGGCCCTCGCTTAGCCCGCTGGCCCTGCCCGGCTACTACGCCTACGACCTGAGCAGCGCGATCGTGGCGGGCACCTACCAGGCCGCCTATGGTGCGGCCCAGGCAGCCCTAACGGCAGCATCGCTGCTCCGCGCTGGCGAGCGCGCCGCCTACGCCCTCTGCCGCCCGCCGGGCCACCACGCCGGGCGCGATCTGCACGGCGGCTACTGCTACCTGAACAACGCCGCGATCGCCGCGCAGTTCCTGCGCCAGGCGGGCCAGCCCGTGGCCGTGCTCGACATCGACTTTCACCACGGCAACGGCACCCAGCAGATCTTCTACGGGCGCGGCGATCTGCTCACCGTCTCGATCCACGGCTCGCCCGACCGCGTCTACCCCTACTTCCTGGGCTTCGCCGACGAGCTAGGCGAGGGCGAGGGCGAGGGCGCGAACCTCAACATCCCGCTGGAAAAGGGCACCACCAACGGCCAGTTTTTGGCCGCGCTGGAGCAGGCGCTAGAGCGCGTCGCACAGTTTGGTGCGGCCTACCTGGTGATCTCCACCGGGCTGGACACCTTTGGCAGCGACCCGCTGGGCGATTTCGCGCTTACATCCGATGCCTACGCCCAGATCGGCGCACGCATCGCCCAGGCGGGCCTGCCCACGCTCTTTGTGCAGGAAGGCGGCTACGCTGTGGCCGAGCTGGGCACCAACGTGGTCGGCCTGCTGGCTGGCTTTGAAGGCACACGCTAG
- a CDS encoding biotin transporter BioY: protein MLSHNTLAHHALTRRNATVRPWLLVLAGTVLMTLCARISFHLPWNPLVPITMQTFGALLIGALYGPRLGAATIAAYILEAMLGLPVLAGGTSAWAASTIPGLPVAFGPTAGYLYAMPAAAALVGWLATRSWDRKVATALGAMLLGTMVILVAGFAWLLVAMSIIKGGAPNMQALFSAAVLPFIPGDLIKVALAALALPGGWALLGSKAGR from the coding sequence ATGCTTTCCCACAACACGCTCGCACACCACGCGCTCACGCGGCGCAACGCCACCGTCCGGCCCTGGCTGCTGGTGCTGGCCGGCACCGTGCTGATGACGCTGTGCGCCCGGATCAGCTTCCACCTGCCCTGGAACCCGCTGGTGCCGATCACCATGCAGACCTTCGGGGCGCTGCTGATCGGCGCGCTCTACGGCCCGCGCCTGGGGGCCGCTACTATCGCCGCGTATATTCTGGAGGCCATGCTGGGCCTGCCGGTGCTGGCCGGGGGCACCAGCGCGTGGGCCGCAAGTACTATCCCTGGCCTGCCCGTGGCCTTCGGCCCGACGGCGGGCTACCTGTACGCCATGCCCGCCGCCGCCGCCCTGGTGGGCTGGCTGGCCACCCGCAGCTGGGATCGCAAGGTGGCCACGGCGCTGGGCGCGATGCTGCTGGGCACCATGGTCATTCTGGTGGCCGGGTTCGCATGGCTGCTGGTGGCAATGAGCATTATCAAGGGCGGCGCGCCCAACATGCAGGCCCTGTTCAGCGCCGCCGTGCTGCCCTTCATCCCCGGCGACCTGATCAAGGTGGCGCTGGCCGCGCTGGCGCTGCCCGGCGGCTGGGCGCTGCTCGGCTCCAAGGCTGGCCGCTAG
- a CDS encoding replication-associated recombination protein A → MPKQQKTLFDTQRDDALKQGAPLAARMRPRSLDEFVGQDQIVGEGKLLRRAIGGDTLFSLILWGPPGTGKTTLAQIVAQKTNAHYEPLSAVSAGVADLRRVVKEAQDRLGMFSQRTVVFIDEIHRFNKAQQDAVLPYVEDGTIILIGATTENPSFEVNSALLSRARVFTLEALTDEQIGTLVDRALVDSERGLGAQNALLAADARGYLLNMANGDARTALNALESAVLAKPPSVGGKRLITVEDIRDALQTRATRYDKTGELHYNAISALHKCVRDSDPDAALYWLGRMLDGGEDPLYVARRVVRMAVEDIGMADPQALPLTIAAQQAVHFLGRPEGDLALAQAVVYLAQAPKSNAVYRAYAEMMKDVQETRNDPVPLHLRNAPTGLMQQMGYGKGYKYAHDHEGAQVDQDHFPPNLAGRRYYQPTERGFEQQVRERLAWRDALPSAAPAPARPAAPPDEAAPPPDALDPQAIAGEESQLPPEDDGAQVRRPAPAKRPSRRRGEE, encoded by the coding sequence ATGCCAAAACAGCAGAAGACGCTTTTTGATACCCAGCGCGACGATGCGCTCAAGCAGGGCGCGCCGCTGGCCGCGCGCATGCGCCCGCGCTCGCTGGATGAGTTCGTGGGCCAGGACCAGATCGTGGGCGAGGGCAAGCTGCTGCGCCGCGCCATCGGCGGCGACACGCTGTTCTCGCTCATCCTATGGGGCCCGCCTGGCACGGGCAAGACCACCCTGGCCCAGATCGTGGCCCAGAAGACCAACGCTCACTACGAGCCGCTCTCGGCGGTGTCGGCGGGCGTGGCCGACCTGCGCCGCGTGGTGAAGGAGGCCCAGGATCGGCTGGGCATGTTCAGCCAGCGCACCGTGGTGTTCATCGACGAGATCCACCGCTTCAACAAGGCCCAGCAGGATGCGGTGCTGCCCTATGTGGAGGATGGCACGATCATCCTGATCGGCGCGACCACCGAGAACCCCTCGTTCGAGGTGAACTCGGCGCTGCTCTCGCGGGCGCGCGTGTTCACCCTGGAGGCCCTGACCGACGAGCAGATCGGCACGCTGGTGGACCGCGCCCTGGTCGACAGCGAGCGCGGCCTGGGCGCGCAGAACGCGCTGCTGGCGGCTGACGCACGCGGCTACCTGCTGAACATGGCCAACGGCGACGCCCGCACCGCCCTGAACGCGCTGGAGTCGGCGGTGCTGGCCAAGCCGCCCTCGGTGGGCGGCAAGCGCCTGATCACGGTGGAGGACATCCGCGACGCGCTGCAGACCCGCGCCACTCGCTACGACAAGACTGGCGAGCTGCACTACAACGCCATATCGGCGCTGCACAAGTGCGTGCGCGACAGCGACCCCGACGCGGCGCTGTACTGGCTGGGCCGCATGCTGGATGGCGGCGAAGACCCGCTGTATGTGGCGCGGCGCGTGGTGCGCATGGCCGTGGAGGACATCGGCATGGCCGACCCACAGGCGCTGCCGCTGACCATCGCGGCGCAGCAGGCCGTGCACTTCCTGGGCCGGCCCGAGGGCGACCTGGCGCTGGCGCAGGCGGTGGTCTACCTGGCCCAGGCCCCCAAGAGCAACGCCGTCTACCGCGCCTATGCCGAGATGATGAAGGATGTGCAGGAGACCCGCAACGACCCGGTGCCGCTGCACCTTCGCAACGCGCCCACCGGCCTCATGCAGCAGATGGGCTACGGCAAGGGCTACAAGTACGCCCACGACCACGAGGGCGCGCAGGTCGACCAGGACCACTTCCCGCCGAACTTGGCGGGCCGCCGCTACTACCAGCCGACCGAGCGCGGCTTCGAGCAGCAGGTGCGCGAGCGGCTGGCCTGGCGCGATGCGCTGCCCAGCGCCGCCCCAGCGCCCGCCCGCCCCGCCGCGCCGCCAGATGAGGCCGCGCCGCCGCCCGACGCGCTCGACCCCCAGGCCATCGCAGGCGAGGAGTCGCAGCTGCCGCCCGAGGATGACGGCGCGCAGGTGCGCCGCCCCGCCCCCGCCAAGCGGCCTAGCCGCAGGCGGGGTGAGGAATGA